The following are encoded in a window of Lacinutrix sp. WUR7 genomic DNA:
- the purL gene encoding phosphoribosylformylglycinamidine synthase, producing the protein MIHFFGNQNSKILAVQATKELSTETISKLTWLFGNQPKIEQASLDAFFVGPRAAMITPWSTNAVEITQNMGITDIIRIEEFQAVAEDFTDFDPMISEKYKGINQESFTINIQPEAILNIEDIAAYNQQEGLALNEEEVAYLEGVSKKIGRPLTDSEVFGFSQVNSEHCRHKIFNGTFIIDGEEKPTSLFKLIKETSKQFPNDIVSAYKDNVAFIKGPRVEQFAPKTADKPDFYQTTDFNSVISIKAETHNFPTTVEPFNGAATGSGGEIRDRLAGGKGSLPLAGTAVYMTSYSRLEDARPWEQKMQERPWLYQTPMDILIKASNGASDFGNKFGQPLICGSVLTFEHEEDARKLGFDKVIMQAGGIGYGKAEQALKDTPKKGDKIVILGGENYRIGMGGAAVSSADTGEFASGIELNAVQRSNPEMQKRAANAVRGMVESEENFIVSIHDHGAGGHLNCLSELVEDTGGNIDLDKLPVGDPTLSAKEIIGNESQERMGLVIAEKHLDTLSKIAARERSPMYTVGEVTANDRFTFESKTTGEKPMDLALEDMFGSSPETIMTDKTVHRNYDAITYDSDNILNYLDQVLQLEAVACKDWLTNKVDRCVGGKVAKQQCAGPLQLPLNNCGVMALDYKGKEGIATSVGHAPISGLISPTAGSRNAIAESLTNIIWAPLKDGLHSISLSANWMWPCKNEGEDARLYEAVEAISEFAIDLGINVPTGKDSLSMKQKYPTEDVISPGTVIISAAGNCNDITKVVEPVLKKNAGNIYYINISQDAFKLGGSSFAQVLNKVGKETPTIKDAAQLKNTFNTIQQLIKDDKIVAGHDVASGGLITTLLELCFADTNLGAELDLSDLGEKDSIKLLFSENAGIVFQSSDASVEKVLKDANIEFFNIGKVTESDTLSIINNAEVFTLTISRLRDVWYKTSFLLDQKQTSNGLAQDRFDNYKKQPLQFTFPKHFTGKLKDVTSSDSSKTNRIEKPKAAIIREKGSNSEREMANAMYLAGFDVKDVHMTDLISGRETLKDIQFIGAVGGFSNSDVLGSAKGWAGAFKYNEKANTALKNFFKREDTLSVGICNGAQLWMELDLINPEHETHGKLTYNDSHKHESSFTSVAIQKNNSVMLSSLEGATLGVWISHGEGKFNLPLDENQYNIVAKYGYAAYPHNPNGSDFNTAMLCDKTGRHLVTMPHIERSTFQWNWANYPENRKDEVSPWLEAFVNAKNWIENK; encoded by the coding sequence ATGATTCATTTCTTCGGAAACCAAAACAGTAAAATCCTTGCTGTTCAAGCAACAAAAGAATTATCAACCGAAACCATTTCAAAACTGACATGGTTATTTGGCAACCAGCCCAAAATAGAACAAGCATCTTTAGATGCTTTTTTTGTTGGTCCACGAGCTGCTATGATAACACCTTGGAGTACTAATGCTGTTGAAATTACCCAAAACATGGGGATTACAGATATTATTAGAATTGAAGAATTTCAAGCTGTAGCTGAAGATTTCACAGACTTCGATCCTATGATTTCTGAAAAATATAAAGGAATAAATCAAGAGTCCTTCACCATAAACATACAACCAGAAGCAATACTTAATATCGAAGATATTGCTGCGTATAATCAACAAGAAGGTTTAGCTTTAAATGAAGAAGAAGTTGCATATCTTGAAGGTGTTTCCAAGAAAATTGGAAGACCGCTTACAGATTCTGAAGTATTCGGATTCTCTCAAGTAAACTCAGAACACTGTCGTCATAAAATCTTCAACGGAACTTTTATTATCGATGGCGAAGAAAAACCAACGTCATTATTCAAATTAATTAAAGAAACTTCAAAACAATTTCCTAACGATATTGTTTCCGCTTATAAAGATAATGTAGCCTTTATAAAAGGTCCAAGAGTAGAACAATTTGCTCCTAAAACAGCAGATAAACCAGACTTTTATCAGACTACAGATTTCAATTCTGTAATATCTATAAAAGCTGAAACACATAATTTCCCAACAACAGTAGAGCCTTTTAACGGAGCTGCAACTGGTTCTGGAGGAGAAATTAGAGATAGACTTGCTGGTGGTAAAGGTTCTTTACCATTAGCAGGAACAGCGGTTTACATGACTTCATATTCTAGATTAGAAGATGCACGTCCTTGGGAACAAAAAATGCAAGAACGTCCGTGGTTATATCAAACACCAATGGATATTTTAATAAAAGCGAGTAATGGTGCTTCCGATTTTGGAAACAAATTTGGACAACCATTAATTTGCGGATCTGTTCTAACTTTCGAACATGAAGAAGATGCACGCAAACTAGGTTTCGATAAAGTCATCATGCAAGCTGGAGGAATAGGTTATGGAAAAGCAGAACAAGCTTTAAAAGACACGCCTAAAAAAGGAGATAAAATTGTTATCCTTGGTGGTGAAAACTACAGAATTGGAATGGGAGGCGCTGCTGTTTCAAGTGCAGATACAGGAGAATTTGCTTCTGGTATTGAGCTTAACGCCGTACAACGTTCTAACCCAGAAATGCAAAAACGTGCTGCCAACGCTGTTCGTGGTATGGTAGAAAGTGAAGAAAACTTTATAGTTTCTATTCATGATCATGGTGCTGGAGGACATTTAAATTGCCTATCCGAATTAGTAGAAGATACTGGTGGAAACATCGACTTAGATAAATTACCTGTTGGAGATCCAACACTTTCTGCAAAAGAAATTATTGGTAACGAGTCACAAGAAAGAATGGGATTAGTAATTGCCGAAAAACATTTAGATACACTAAGTAAAATTGCCGCACGTGAACGTTCACCAATGTACACGGTTGGTGAGGTTACCGCAAACGATCGTTTTACTTTTGAGTCTAAAACTACTGGAGAAAAACCAATGGATTTAGCCTTAGAAGATATGTTTGGTAGTTCACCAGAAACAATAATGACAGACAAAACGGTACATAGAAATTATGATGCTATTACCTATGATTCTGATAATATATTAAACTATCTAGACCAAGTTTTACAGTTAGAAGCTGTTGCTTGTAAAGATTGGCTAACCAACAAAGTAGACCGTTGTGTTGGTGGTAAAGTTGCCAAACAACAATGTGCAGGCCCCTTACAATTACCGCTTAATAATTGTGGTGTAATGGCCTTAGATTATAAAGGAAAAGAAGGTATTGCAACTTCGGTTGGCCACGCTCCTATTTCTGGATTAATTAGTCCTACAGCAGGAAGTAGAAATGCTATTGCAGAATCGCTTACCAATATTATTTGGGCGCCTTTAAAAGATGGCTTACATTCTATTTCATTATCTGCAAACTGGATGTGGCCTTGTAAAAATGAAGGTGAAGATGCTAGACTTTACGAAGCTGTAGAAGCGATTTCAGAATTTGCTATCGATTTAGGAATCAATGTTCCAACAGGAAAGGATTCCCTTTCTATGAAGCAAAAATATCCTACAGAAGATGTTATTTCTCCAGGAACCGTAATTATTTCGGCAGCCGGAAACTGTAACGATATTACTAAAGTGGTAGAACCTGTTTTAAAGAAAAATGCAGGAAACATTTATTATATAAACATCTCTCAAGACGCATTTAAATTAGGAGGAAGTTCTTTTGCGCAAGTATTAAATAAAGTAGGAAAAGAAACACCTACCATTAAAGATGCTGCACAATTAAAGAATACTTTTAATACCATACAGCAATTAATTAAAGACGACAAAATTGTTGCAGGACATGATGTTGCTTCTGGTGGATTAATCACTACTTTATTAGAATTATGTTTTGCAGATACCAATCTTGGTGCGGAATTAGACTTGTCTGATTTAGGGGAAAAAGATTCTATAAAACTTCTTTTTTCTGAAAATGCAGGAATTGTTTTTCAATCATCGGATGCTTCTGTAGAAAAAGTATTAAAAGATGCAAATATTGAATTTTTCAACATAGGAAAAGTTACAGAAAGCGATACACTAAGTATTATTAATAATGCAGAAGTGTTCACATTAACCATCTCTAGATTACGAGATGTTTGGTACAAGACCTCTTTCCTACTCGACCAAAAGCAAACGTCTAATGGTTTAGCACAAGATCGTTTTGATAATTATAAAAAGCAACCTTTACAATTTACGTTTCCAAAACACTTTACAGGAAAGTTAAAAGATGTCACTTCGAGTGATTCGTCTAAAACGAATCGTATCGAGAAGCCTAAAGCAGCCATCATTCGTGAAAAAGGATCAAACTCCGAACGCGAAATGGCTAATGCGATGTATTTAGCTGGTTTTGATGTGAAAGATGTGCACATGACCGATTTAATTTCTGGTCGTGAAACATTGAAAGATATTCAGTTTATTGGTGCTGTTGGTGGTTTTTCTAATTCGGATGTTTTAGGTTCGGCAAAAGGTTGGGCAGGCGCATTTAAATACAACGAAAAAGCAAATACTGCTTTAAAAAACTTCTTTAAACGAGAAGATACATTATCTGTTGGTATTTGTAATGGTGCACAACTTTGGATGGAATTAGATTTAATTAATCCAGAGCATGAAACACATGGAAAACTAACGTATAACGATTCTCATAAACATGAGAGTTCTTTTACTTCCGTTGCCATTCAAAAGAATAATTCGGTAATGCTTTCCTCTTTAGAAGGTGCTACTTTAGGGGTTTGGATTTCTCATGGCGAAGGAAAGTTTAATCTTCCGCTTGACGAAAACCAATACAACATTGTTGCAAAATATGGCTATGCAGCATATCCGCATAATCCAAATGGCTCCGATTTTAACACCGCAATGCTTTGTGATAAAACAGGAAGACATTTAGTAACCATGCCACATATTGAGCGTTCTACTTTTCAATGGAACTGGGCTAATTACCCAGAAAACAGAAAGGATGAAGTTTCGCCTTGGTTAGAAGCTTTTGTGAATGCTAAAAATTGGATTGAAAACAAATAA